A stretch of Vicinamibacteria bacterium DNA encodes these proteins:
- the rpsI gene encoding 30S ribosomal protein S9 translates to MASGNIQYYGTGKRKSSIARVYLRPGRGDIRINKRTVDEYFRSEALKMIVKQPLALTESTSKFDIYANIQGGGLTGQAWAMRLGIARALCEFNQELRPRLKEGGFLTRDSRIKERKKYGQPGARKRFQYSKR, encoded by the coding sequence TTGGCGTCGGGCAACATTCAGTACTACGGAACGGGCAAGCGGAAATCATCCATTGCACGCGTCTATCTCCGTCCGGGTCGTGGCGACATCCGGATCAACAAGAGGACCGTGGACGAGTACTTCAGAAGCGAAGCTCTGAAGATGATCGTCAAGCAGCCGCTAGCGCTCACCGAATCTACGAGCAAGTTCGACATCTACGCCAACATCCAGGGCGGGGGGCTCACGGGTCAAGCCTGGGCGATGCGCCTCGGCATTGCGCGCGCTCTCTGCGAGTTCAATCAGGAGCTGCGACCGCGCCTGAAAGAGGGCGGTTTTCTAACACGCGACTCGCGCATCAAGGAGCGAAAGAAGTACGGCCAGCCGGGCGCTCGGAAGCGCTTCCAGTACTCGAAGCGTTGA